A portion of the Eubacterium maltosivorans genome contains these proteins:
- a CDS encoding branched-chain amino acid aminotransferase, with protein MEITITKRTQLKPKPDENNLVFGTEFTDHMFIMDYTEGKGWHDAKIVPYGPIELSPAAMVLHYAQEVFEGMKAYKTPEGDIQFFRPMENFARMNRSNARMCIPQIDEEFVFDALKQLVALDQDWVPHAPGTSLYIRPFVFATDPFIGVRTSLHYKFIIILSPVGAYYATGLQPARMHVEDIYSRTVVGGTGEAKCGGNYAGGLAAQEKAHDEGFEQILWLDGAERKYIEEVGTSNIFFKVDGKFITPELHGTILPGITRKSVIELLRSWGEEVIERRITIDEFVDMYHKGQIEEVFGTGTAAVVSPIGGLEYQGEDMSFNNGEIGEYTQKIYDTLFGMQTGTVEDDLGWIVKL; from the coding sequence ATGGAAATCACAATTACTAAAAGAACACAGTTAAAACCAAAGCCGGATGAAAACAACCTGGTTTTTGGCACTGAATTTACAGATCATATGTTTATCATGGATTACACAGAAGGTAAAGGCTGGCATGATGCCAAAATCGTCCCATATGGCCCGATAGAGCTTTCGCCAGCGGCAATGGTGCTGCATTATGCTCAGGAAGTTTTCGAAGGAATGAAAGCCTATAAAACGCCAGAGGGAGATATCCAGTTTTTTAGACCTATGGAAAATTTTGCGCGTATGAACCGTTCAAATGCCCGGATGTGTATTCCTCAGATCGATGAAGAATTTGTATTTGATGCCTTAAAGCAGCTTGTCGCCCTTGACCAGGACTGGGTGCCTCACGCACCGGGAACCTCTCTGTATATTCGTCCTTTTGTCTTTGCAACAGATCCGTTTATCGGCGTTCGCACCAGTCTTCATTATAAATTTATTATTATTTTGAGCCCGGTAGGCGCATATTACGCGACAGGCCTGCAGCCTGCGAGAATGCATGTGGAAGATATCTACTCAAGAACCGTTGTGGGTGGTACAGGCGAGGCTAAATGCGGCGGTAACTACGCAGGCGGTCTGGCAGCACAGGAAAAAGCCCATGATGAAGGATTTGAACAGATTCTCTGGCTTGATGGCGCGGAACGTAAATACATTGAAGAAGTAGGTACGAGCAATATCTTCTTTAAAGTAGATGGTAAATTTATCACGCCGGAGCTTCACGGAACTATCCTTCCGGGAATTACTCGTAAAAGTGTTATTGAGCTTCTGCGCTCATGGGGTGAGGAAGTTATCGAACGACGTATTACCATTGACGAGTTTGTAGATATGTATCATAAGGGCCAGATTGAAGAAGTGTTTGGAACCGGAACAGCGGCTGTTGTGTCACCGATTGGCGGCTTGGAATACCAGGGTGAGGATATGAGCTTTAATAACGGTGAAATCGGCGAATACACTCAGAAAATTTACGATACCCTGTTCGGAATGCAGACCGGAACTGTTGAAGATGATCTGGGCTGGATAGTTAAACTCTAA
- a CDS encoding endonuclease III domain-containing protein: protein MTKEKRALEIIDRLKKEYPDAECSLEYDQKEAWRLLVSVRLAAQCTDARVNVVVKELYAKFPDVAALAQAEPEEIEAIVRPCGLGKSKARDISACMKILRDQYNGIVPDDFDALLELPGVGRKSANLIVGDVFGKPAIVTDTHCIRLVNRMGLVENIKDPKKVEIALWKLIPPEEGNSFCHRLVLHGREICTARTKPHCERCCLADICEKSGVYRKLLS, encoded by the coding sequence ATGACAAAAGAAAAACGGGCTTTAGAAATAATCGACCGGCTCAAAAAAGAATACCCTGATGCGGAGTGCAGTTTGGAGTATGACCAGAAAGAAGCCTGGCGGCTTTTGGTGAGCGTGCGGCTGGCGGCTCAATGCACGGATGCCCGCGTCAACGTGGTGGTTAAGGAGCTCTATGCAAAATTTCCGGATGTAGCGGCCCTGGCTCAGGCAGAGCCTGAGGAAATCGAGGCCATTGTGCGGCCCTGCGGTCTTGGTAAAAGCAAAGCCAGAGATATCAGCGCCTGTATGAAAATCCTCCGGGATCAATACAATGGGATCGTGCCAGATGATTTTGACGCGCTCCTGGAGCTACCCGGCGTAGGAAGGAAAAGTGCGAATCTGATCGTGGGAGATGTATTTGGCAAGCCGGCCATCGTCACCGACACGCACTGCATTCGTCTAGTTAACCGGATGGGGCTGGTGGAAAATATCAAAGACCCCAAAAAAGTGGAGATCGCGTTGTGGAAGCTCATCCCGCCGGAAGAGGGCAACAGCTTTTGCCACCGCCTGGTCCTCCACGGGCGGGAAATTTGTACGGCCAGGACGAAGCCGCACTGTGAACGCTGCTGTCTGGCGGACATCTGTGAAAAAAGTGGGGTTTATAGAAAACTGCTCTCTTAA